One Polynucleobacter sp. MWH-Spelu-300-X4 genomic window carries:
- a CDS encoding CDGSH iron-sulfur domain-containing protein, which yields MPYAIEVKAGQEYWLCTCGKSGTGLCDGSHKVTDKTPSQFIAEKDETIYVCGCTKTGDSPFCDGSHNG from the coding sequence ATGCCATACGCTATCGAAGTAAAAGCGGGCCAGGAATATTGGTTATGCACATGCGGTAAAAGCGGCACAGGTCTTTGTGATGGCTCACATAAAGTAACCGATAAGACACCTAGCCAATTTATCGCAGAAAAAGATGAAACTATCTATGTTTGCGGTTGCACCAAAACTGGTGACAGCCCATTCTGTGATGGCTCACATAACGGGTAA